GTCTTCCGGCATCTCCGGCTCGGCGATCAGGCTTTCCAGATCGCGGTCGATCAGGCCGGTGTCGACGTCCCCGTTGGCAAAGCCTTCGTGGCGGCAAAGCGCAGCCAGGAACCCGGCGTTGGTCACGCAACCGGCAACTTCCGTCGCCTCCAGGCTGGCGAGCAACTTGCCAAGCGCGGCATCACGCGACGGACCGTGTACGATCACTTTCGCGATCATTGGATCATAGAAGGGGGAAATCTCGTCTCCTGCCCGGACGCCGCTGTCGACGCGGGCCTGGGTTTCGGGAAGAACGAGGTGCTCCAATGTGCCAATCGCTGGCAGAAAGCCCTTAGGTGCATCTTCTGCATAAAGGCGGGCCTCAAAAGCCCAACCGTTGATCGAAAGTTCCTCTTGCGCCTTTGGCAGAGGCTCTCCGGAAGCAACACGCAGCTGCCACTCGACGAGGTCCTGTCCGGTGATCAGCTCTGTTACCGGGTGCTCAACTTGCAGACGGGTGTTCATCTCCATGAAATAGAAGCGGTCGGCGCGCAGACCTTCGGAGACGTCAACGATGAACTCGATTGTGCCGGCACCGGAATAGTTGATCGCCTTGGCCGCCTTAACGGCCGCCTCACCCATGGCCGTGCGCATCTCTTCCGGCATGTCGGGGGCCGGAGCCTCCTCAATGACCTTCTGGTGGCGCCTTTGCAGCGAGCAGTCGCGCTCAAACAGATGAACGGCATTGCCATGATTGTCGCCGAAGACCTGGATTTCGATGTGACGCGGTTTGGCGACATATTTTTCGATGAGGACCCGGCCATCACCAAAGCTTGCCTCGCCTTCGCGCTGGGCGGACTTGAGCGCGGAGATAAAGTCTTCCGCCCGTTCAACCTTGCGCATGCCTTTGCCGCCGCCGCCAGCGCGCGCCTTGATCAGAACCGGATAGCCGATCTTGCCGGCCTGGATCTGCAAGAAACCAGGGTCCTGGGTCTCCCGGTGGTAGCCCGGCACGACCGGAACGCCAGCCTTTTCCATCAGCGCCTTGGCGGCGTCTTTCAGGCCCATGGCTCGGATGGCATCTGCGCTCGGGCCGATGAAGGTGATCCCGGCCGCGTCCAGCGCGTCAACGAAGTCCGGGTTTTCCGACAGGAAGCCGTATCCCGGGTGGACCGCCTCTGCGCCGCTTTGTTTGCAGACCTCGATGATCTTGGCGATCTGCAGATAGCTGTCAGAGACTGGAGCTGGACCGATTCGGTACGCTTCATCGGCCATCGCAACATGTTTGGCGTTTGCATCGGCGTCGGAATAGACGGCCACGGTTTTAACGCCGAGTTTGCGGGCTGTTTCCATGACCCGGCAGGCGATTTCGCCACGGTTGGCAATGAGGATTTTCTTGAACATTGTCA
This window of the Roseibium alexandrii DFL-11 genome carries:
- a CDS encoding acetyl-CoA carboxylase biotin carboxylase subunit produces the protein MFKKILIANRGEIACRVMETARKLGVKTVAVYSDADANAKHVAMADEAYRIGPAPVSDSYLQIAKIIEVCKQSGAEAVHPGYGFLSENPDFVDALDAAGITFIGPSADAIRAMGLKDAAKALMEKAGVPVVPGYHRETQDPGFLQIQAGKIGYPVLIKARAGGGGKGMRKVERAEDFISALKSAQREGEASFGDGRVLIEKYVAKPRHIEIQVFGDNHGNAVHLFERDCSLQRRHQKVIEEAPAPDMPEEMRTAMGEAAVKAAKAINYSGAGTIEFIVDVSEGLRADRFYFMEMNTRLQVEHPVTELITGQDLVEWQLRVASGEPLPKAQEELSINGWAFEARLYAEDAPKGFLPAIGTLEHLVLPETQARVDSGVRAGDEISPFYDPMIAKVIVHGPSRDAALGKLLASLEATEVAGCVTNAGFLAALCRHEGFANGDVDTGLIDRDLESLIAEPEMPEDAIALAALTALGLTRPAEGNDPFDTLAGWRIWSASRQFALLEIASERRDVEVHAQGQNKFTVHLESGPKDFTLVEVDGSTITYDSNGHRASGSVVHDGKGLTVFMSGHAFTVGLPDALSSDEEAAGAGDQLIAPMPGLVKMLNAKAGDAVTKDQPLIILEAMKMEHTLKAPRDGVIGEVMVNEGEQVTDGTILLVLAEEADAAA